One part of the Bacteroidia bacterium genome encodes these proteins:
- a CDS encoding T9SS type A sorting domain-containing protein codes for MVRSYIKLILCALLFVGLNSFAVAQVSAVVTIANESSSGADYFFDIYIHEANGSSGAVYLGDSQFRLSFDNSKFTNPGIHQVSNPGSLFGQEDGYSTFIPTTTDGGFNDAITRNNYYNALSVEIPNGKPNILNIELNGPGPGNQTAFDTRVARIDDNQFTHRLGRYRISGYKGSGDPSITVVTSGSFATALLTYASTSPWGTSVVSLSSGALPVEWMSFTAEATEHQEVQLEWITGAEINNDRFVIEKKLKHGEFTDIGAIQSKGNSTNPQMYSFFDNTPMTNVVYYRIRQIDLDGTTDYSNTLEVKFEWGGDNPYVVFPSPAEDEITIETYIEEMMDHEFWILDLQGKEISNGMIEAGKAFQKVDITELSEGNYFIKVQGPNESIHHLKFMKKY; via the coding sequence ATGGTAAGATCATATATAAAACTTATACTTTGCGCCCTGCTGTTTGTAGGTCTCAACTCCTTTGCAGTTGCTCAGGTTAGCGCAGTAGTAACCATTGCTAATGAATCAAGTTCCGGAGCAGATTACTTCTTTGATATTTATATCCATGAAGCCAATGGTTCTTCTGGCGCCGTATATCTGGGAGATTCTCAATTTCGTCTCTCTTTCGATAACAGCAAATTTACCAATCCTGGAATCCATCAGGTAAGTAATCCCGGATCCTTATTCGGACAAGAAGATGGCTATAGCACATTTATTCCGACAACCACAGACGGAGGCTTCAATGATGCTATTACCCGAAACAATTATTACAATGCACTTTCTGTTGAGATTCCCAATGGGAAACCCAATATCCTTAACATCGAACTTAATGGTCCTGGGCCCGGTAATCAAACAGCTTTTGATACTCGCGTGGCGAGAATTGATGACAATCAATTCACTCACAGATTAGGTAGATACCGAATTTCAGGTTATAAAGGTTCGGGAGATCCAAGTATAACAGTTGTTACTAGTGGTAGTTTTGCTACGGCTCTACTCACTTACGCTTCTACCTCTCCATGGGGAACCTCAGTTGTAAGCCTTTCTTCAGGTGCTTTGCCGGTGGAATGGATGAGTTTTACCGCCGAAGCGACAGAGCATCAGGAAGTACAGCTGGAGTGGATCACGGGTGCTGAAATTAATAACGATAGATTTGTGATTGAGAAAAAACTCAAACATGGCGAGTTTACGGATATAGGAGCTATTCAATCCAAAGGGAATTCAACAAATCCTCAGATGTATAGTTTCTTCGATAATACCCCTATGACCAATGTGGTGTATTATCGCATCCGTCAAATTGATCTGGATGGAACCACTGATTATTCCAATACCCTTGAAGTAAAGTTCGAATGGGGAGGAGATAATCCCTATGTGGTTTTTCCAAGTCCTGCTGAGGATGAAATCACTATCGAAACTTATATCGAAGAAATGATGGATCACGAATTTTGGATTCTCGATTTGCAAGGCAAAGAAATTTCCAATGGAATGATCGAAGCTGGAAAAGCATTCCAAAAAGTTGATATCACAGAACTTTCAGAAGGTAATTATTTCATCAAAGTCCAGGGACCAAATGAAAGTATTCATCACCTGAAGTTCATGAAAAAATATTGA
- a CDS encoding T9SS type A sorting domain-containing protein, giving the protein MKKLYLKIFLIAFIVFTGGFKLGFSQVSAVITIANENISGSDYFFDVYIHEGNASSGPVYLGDSQFRISFDNSKFTNPGLHQLSNPSSLFGQEDGYGTFVPSNTDGAFNDAITRNNYYNSISVSIPNGRPNILNIELNGPGPGNQNAFDTRVAKIDNNQLTHRLGRYRISGFKGSGDPNLSLVTTGSFSTALLSYGSSSPWNTSLVSISAGTLPVEWMSFTATNTNNQEVKLFWITAWEINNDRFVIEKKLEHGDFTDIASLASKGNSNSPQSYTFYDNSPMTERVYYRIKQIDLNGTADYSNTLEVQFDWGKDQAYILYPSPAEHKVSIETYIQEERDHAFWVLDLRGKEMINGKIKKGNSIKKLNIEELPAGNYFVKIQGPNDSIHYLKFTKKN; this is encoded by the coding sequence ATGAAAAAACTTTACCTTAAAATTTTTCTTATTGCATTTATAGTATTTACTGGAGGCTTCAAATTAGGATTCTCTCAGGTAAGTGCTGTGATTACAATTGCTAATGAAAATATTTCAGGATCTGACTATTTCTTTGATGTTTACATTCATGAGGGAAATGCGTCCTCTGGGCCCGTTTATCTGGGAGATTCTCAGTTTCGAATTTCATTTGACAATAGCAAATTTACCAATCCCGGTTTGCACCAACTAAGCAACCCTTCTTCCTTATTTGGGCAAGAAGATGGATATGGCACCTTTGTTCCTAGCAATACGGACGGAGCATTTAATGATGCTATAACTCGGAACAACTATTACAATTCTATTTCAGTAAGTATTCCCAACGGTCGTCCAAATATTTTGAATATAGAACTCAATGGTCCAGGGCCGGGCAATCAAAATGCATTTGATACACGTGTTGCAAAAATTGATAATAATCAATTGACACATCGACTGGGAAGGTATAGAATTTCCGGTTTTAAGGGTTCCGGAGATCCCAATCTAAGCCTTGTAACTACAGGTAGCTTTTCTACAGCTTTGCTGAGCTATGGATCTAGCTCTCCCTGGAATACCTCCCTGGTAAGTATCAGCGCAGGCACCTTGCCGGTTGAATGGATGAGCTTTACAGCGACAAATACCAATAACCAGGAAGTCAAGTTGTTCTGGATTACAGCCTGGGAGATTAATAACGATCGCTTTGTGATTGAAAAGAAGTTGGAGCATGGAGATTTCACAGATATCGCAAGTTTAGCCTCTAAGGGGAATTCAAATAGTCCTCAATCCTATACATTTTATGATAATTCCCCTATGACTGAAAGAGTCTATTATCGAATTAAACAGATTGATTTGAATGGAACTGCAGATTATTCAAACACTTTGGAAGTACAGTTTGATTGGGGGAAAGATCAAGCCTACATCCTCTATCCTAGTCCGGCAGAACATAAGGTTTCCATAGAAACCTATATTCAGGAGGAAAGGGATCACGCATTTTGGGTGCTGGATTTAAGAGGAAAAGAAATGATCAATGGAAAAATCAAAAAAGGAAATTCTATAAAAAAACTAAATATTGAAGAACTTCCGGCAGGGAACTACTTCGTAAAAATTCAGGGACCAAATGATAGTATTCATTACCTGAAGTTCACAAAAAAGAATTAA